A DNA window from Aquipuribacter hungaricus contains the following coding sequences:
- a CDS encoding Mur ligase domain-containing protein, whose product MIAPDAAGLADLVGGRLVPAAGGTAPAPLTGVATVDSRTVQPGDLFVALPGEHADGLDFA is encoded by the coding sequence GTGATCGCCCCCGACGCCGCCGGCCTGGCAGACCTCGTCGGCGGCCGGCTGGTGCCGGCGGCGGGCGGGACCGCGCCCGCCCCGCTCACCGGGGTGGCCACGGTCGACTCCCGCACCGTGCAGCCCGGCGACCTGTTCGTCGCGCTGCCCGGCGAGCACGCCGACGGCCTCGACTTCGCC